The proteins below are encoded in one region of Citrobacter enshiensis:
- the pldA gene encoding phospholipase A translates to MRAILGWLLPAAMLPLAAYAQEATVKDIHDAPAVRGSIIANMLLEHDNPFTLYPYDTNYLIYTSTSDLNKEAISSYNWSDNARKDEVKFQLSLAFPLWRGILGANSVLGASYTQKSWWQLSNSEESSPFRETNYEPQLFLGFATDYRFAGWTLRDVEMGYNHDSNGRSDPTSRSWNRLYTRLMAENGNWLVEVKPWYVVGSTDDNPDITKYMGYYQLKIGYHLGDAVLSAKGQYNWNTGYGGAELGLSYPITKHVRLYTQVYSGYGESLIDYNFNQTRVGVGVMLNDIF, encoded by the coding sequence ATGCGGGCGATTCTGGGATGGTTATTACCTGCAGCAATGCTGCCGTTGGCCGCGTATGCGCAGGAAGCGACAGTGAAAGATATTCATGATGCACCAGCGGTGCGAGGCAGTATTATCGCCAACATGCTGCTAGAACATGACAATCCGTTCACACTGTATCCTTATGACACCAACTATCTGATTTACACCAGTACCAGTGACCTGAATAAAGAGGCTATCAGTAGCTATAACTGGTCGGATAATGCCCGAAAAGATGAAGTGAAGTTTCAGCTGAGTCTGGCTTTCCCTCTCTGGCGTGGCATCCTGGGGGCGAATTCGGTGCTGGGGGCGTCCTACACCCAGAAATCCTGGTGGCAACTGTCGAATAGCGAAGAGTCATCGCCTTTCCGCGAAACGAACTACGAACCGCAGCTGTTCCTGGGATTTGCCACCGATTATCGCTTTGCGGGCTGGACATTGCGCGATGTAGAGATGGGGTATAACCACGATTCTAATGGCCGTTCAGATCCGACCTCGCGTAGCTGGAACCGTCTCTATACCCGTCTGATGGCTGAAAATGGCAACTGGCTGGTGGAAGTGAAGCCGTGGTATGTCGTGGGCAGTACCGATGATAACCCCGATATCACCAAATACATGGGCTATTACCAGCTTAAAATCGGCTACCACCTCGGTGACGCGGTGTTAAGTGCAAAAGGGCAGTACAACTGGAATACCGGATACGGCGGCGCAGAACTTGGGCTCAGCTATCCGATAACGAAGCACGTTCGCCTCTATACCCAGGTTTACAGCGGATATGGCGAATCCCTGATCGACTATAACTTTAATCAGACGCGTGTCGGTGTGGGCGTGATGCTGAACGATATCTTCTGA
- the uvrD gene encoding DNA helicase II, translated as MDVSYLLDSLNDKQREAVAASRTNMLVLAGAGSGKTRVLVHRIAWLMSVENCSPYSIMAVTFTNKAAAEMRHRIGQLMGTTQGGMWVGTFHGLAHRLLRAHHLDANLPQDFQILDSEDQLRLLKRLIKAMNLDEKQWPPRQAMWYINSQKDEGLRPHHIQSYGNPVEQTWQKVYQAYQEACDRAGLVDFAELLLRAHELWLNKPHILQHYRERFTNILVDEFQDTNNIQYAWIRLLAGDTGKVMIVGDDDQSIYGWRGAQVENIQRFLNDFPGAETIRLEQNYRSTSNILSAANALIENNNGRLGKKLWTDGADGEPISLYCAFNELDEARFVVNRIKTWQDNGGALDQCAILYRSNAQSRVLEEALLQASMPYRIYGGMRFFERQEIKDALSYLRLIANRNDDAAFERVVNTPTRGIGDRTLDVVRQTSRDRQLTLWQACRELLQEKALAGRAASALQRFMELIDALAQETADMPLHVQTDRVVKDSGLRMMYEQEKGEKGQTRIENLDELVTATRQFSYNEEDEDLMPLQAFLSHAALEAGEGQADTWQDAVQLMTLHSAKGLEFPQVFIVGMEEGMFPSQMSLDEGGRLEEERRLAYVGVTRAMQKLTLTYAETRRLYGKEVYHRPSRFIGELPENCVEEVRLRATVSRPVSHQRMGTPMAENDTGYKLGQRVRHAKFGEGTIVNLEGSGEHSRLQVAFQGQGIKWLVAAYARLETV; from the coding sequence ATGGACGTTTCTTACCTGCTCGACAGCCTTAATGACAAACAGCGCGAAGCCGTCGCTGCTTCGCGCACCAACATGCTGGTGCTGGCGGGGGCGGGCAGTGGTAAGACGCGTGTGCTGGTACACCGCATCGCCTGGCTGATGAGCGTGGAAAACTGCTCGCCGTACTCCATTATGGCGGTGACCTTTACCAACAAAGCGGCGGCAGAGATGCGCCACCGTATCGGGCAACTGATGGGGACGACGCAGGGCGGGATGTGGGTCGGCACCTTCCACGGGCTGGCGCACCGTCTGCTGCGCGCACATCATCTGGACGCCAATCTGCCGCAGGATTTCCAAATCCTCGATAGCGAAGACCAGCTGCGTCTGCTTAAGCGCCTGATCAAAGCCATGAATCTCGACGAGAAGCAGTGGCCGCCGCGTCAGGCGATGTGGTACATCAACAGCCAGAAAGACGAAGGGCTGCGCCCGCACCATATTCAGAGCTACGGTAACCCGGTTGAGCAGACCTGGCAGAAGGTGTATCAGGCTTACCAGGAAGCGTGTGACCGTGCTGGGCTGGTCGATTTCGCCGAACTGCTGCTGCGCGCTCACGAACTGTGGCTCAATAAGCCGCACATTCTTCAGCACTACCGTGAACGCTTCACCAATATCCTGGTCGACGAATTCCAGGATACCAACAACATTCAGTATGCGTGGATCCGCCTGCTGGCGGGCGATACCGGCAAAGTGATGATCGTGGGCGACGATGACCAGTCAATCTACGGCTGGCGCGGCGCGCAGGTTGAAAACATCCAGCGCTTCCTCAACGATTTCCCCGGCGCGGAGACGATCCGCCTGGAGCAGAACTACCGTTCGACCAGCAATATTTTGAGCGCGGCGAACGCCCTGATTGAGAACAACAACGGTCGTCTCGGTAAGAAGCTGTGGACCGATGGCGCGGACGGCGAGCCTATCTCGCTCTACTGCGCCTTTAATGAACTCGACGAAGCGCGCTTCGTGGTCAACCGCATCAAAACCTGGCAGGACAACGGCGGCGCGCTGGATCAGTGCGCTATTCTCTATCGCAGCAACGCCCAGTCGCGCGTGCTGGAAGAGGCGTTACTGCAGGCGAGCATGCCGTACCGCATTTACGGCGGTATGCGCTTCTTCGAACGCCAGGAAATCAAAGACGCCCTCTCTTATCTGCGCCTTATTGCCAACCGCAACGATGATGCGGCGTTTGAGCGTGTGGTGAATACGCCAACGCGCGGCATCGGCGATCGCACCCTGGACGTGGTACGCCAGACCTCACGTGACCGTCAACTGACGCTGTGGCAAGCCTGCCGCGAGCTGTTGCAGGAAAAAGCACTGGCGGGCCGCGCTGCGAGCGCGTTACAGCGCTTTATGGAACTGATTGATGCGCTGGCACAAGAAACGGCGGATATGCCGCTGCACGTGCAGACTGACCGTGTGGTGAAAGACTCCGGCCTGCGCATGATGTATGAGCAGGAAAAGGGCGAGAAGGGTCAGACGCGTATCGAAAACTTAGACGAACTGGTGACGGCAACGCGCCAGTTCAGCTACAACGAAGAAGACGAAGATTTAATGCCGTTACAGGCGTTCCTTTCCCATGCCGCGCTGGAAGCGGGCGAAGGGCAGGCGGATACCTGGCAGGACGCGGTACAATTGATGACCCTGCACTCGGCGAAAGGGCTGGAGTTCCCGCAGGTGTTTATCGTCGGTATGGAAGAGGGGATGTTCCCGAGCCAGATGTCGCTGGATGAGGGCGGGCGTCTGGAAGAAGAGCGTCGTCTGGCCTATGTCGGCGTTACCCGAGCGATGCAAAAACTGACCCTGACCTACGCCGAAACGCGTCGTCTGTACGGAAAAGAGGTTTACCATCGCCCGTCGCGCTTTATCGGTGAACTTCCGGAAAACTGCGTGGAAGAAGTGCGTCTGCGCGCGACGGTGAGCCGCCCGGTCAGCCATCAGCGGATGGGGACGCCAATGGCGGAGAACGACACCGGCTACAAGCTCGGCCAGCGCGTGCGCCACGCCAAGTTCGGCGAGGGCACCATTGTGAATCTGGAAGGCAGCGGTGAACACAGTCGCTTGCAGGTGGCGTTCCAGGGGCAGGGAATCAAATGGTTAGTGGCGGCGTACGCCAGGCTGGAAACGGTCTAA
- the rarD gene encoding EamA family transporter RarD, with amino-acid sequence MDAKQTRQGVLLALAAYFIWGIAPAYFKLISYVPADEILTHRVIWSFFFMVALISVSRQWSYLKTLLQTPKKIFLLALSAVLIGGNWLLFIWAVNNHHMLEASLGYFINPLVNIVLGMIFLGERFRRMQWLAVAMAACGVLVQLWTFGSLPIIALGLAFSFAFYGLVRKKIAVEAQTGMLIETLWLLPVAAIYLFGIADSATSHMDKNPMSLNLLLIAAGVVTTIPLLCFTGAATRLRLSTLGFFQYIGPTLMFILAVMFYGETPGADKMVTFAFIWAALAIFVMDAIYTQRRTHKGM; translated from the coding sequence ATGGATGCTAAGCAAACGCGGCAGGGCGTATTACTCGCTCTTGCTGCTTATTTTATTTGGGGTATCGCACCCGCGTACTTCAAGCTGATCTCTTACGTTCCAGCGGACGAAATCCTGACGCACCGCGTAATTTGGTCATTCTTTTTTATGGTGGCGCTGATCAGCGTCAGTCGTCAGTGGTCGTATTTAAAAACGCTGCTGCAAACGCCGAAGAAAATCTTCCTGTTGGCGTTGTCGGCGGTTCTGATCGGCGGAAACTGGCTGCTCTTTATCTGGGCGGTGAATAACCACCACATGCTGGAAGCCAGCCTGGGCTACTTTATCAACCCGCTGGTGAACATCGTGCTGGGGATGATTTTCCTCGGCGAACGCTTCCGTCGAATGCAGTGGCTGGCCGTCGCGATGGCGGCCTGCGGCGTGCTGGTGCAACTCTGGACGTTCGGCTCGCTACCGATTATCGCGCTGGGGCTGGCGTTTAGTTTCGCCTTTTACGGTCTGGTGCGTAAAAAGATTGCGGTGGAAGCGCAAACCGGCATGCTGATTGAAACGCTGTGGCTTTTGCCGGTCGCCGCGATTTATCTGTTTGGCATTGCCGACAGCGCCACCAGCCATATGGATAAGAACCCCATGTCGCTGAACCTGCTGTTGATCGCCGCAGGGGTTGTCACCACGATACCGCTGCTCTGTTTTACCGGCGCAGCAACGCGTCTGCGTCTCTCCACTCTGGGTTTCTTCCAGTATATCGGCCCCACATTGATGTTTATTCTGGCGGTCATGTTTTACGGCGAAACGCCGGGAGCCGATAAAATGGTGACGTTTGCCTTTATCTGGGCGGCGCTGGCGATTTTCGTGATGGATGCGATTTATACCCAGCGCAGAACGCACAAAGGGATGTGA
- the ysgD gene encoding YsgD/CorL family protein, producing MDTPSRCWLIILSSRINS from the coding sequence TTGGACACACCCAGTAGATGCTGGCTCATTATCCTGTCATCCAGGATCAACTCCTAA
- the recQ gene encoding ATP-dependent DNA helicase RecQ: protein MAQAEVLNLESGAKQVLQETFGYQQFRPGQEQIIDTVLSGRDCLVVMPTGGGKSLCYQIPALLLNGLTVVVSPLISLMKDQVDQLLANGVAAACLNSTQSREQQLEVMTGCRTGQIRLLYIAPERLMLDNFLEHLAHWNPVLLAVDEAHCISQWGHDFRPEYATLGQLRQRFPALPFVALTATADETTRLDIVRLLGLNDPLIQISSFDRPNIRYMLMEKFKPLDQLMRYVQEQRGKSGIIYCNSRAKVEDTAARLQSRGISAAAYHAGLENGVRADVQEKFQRDDLQIVVATVAFGMGINKPNVRFVVHFDIPRNIESYYQETGRAGRDGLPAEAMLFYDPADMAWLRRCLEEKPAGQLLDIERHKLNAMGAFAEAQTCRRLVLLNYFGEGRQEACGNCDICLDPPKQYDGLMDARKALSTIYRVNQRFGMGYVVEVLRGANNQRIRELAHDKLPVYGIGREQSHEHWVSVIRQLIHLGLVTQNIAHHSALQLTEAARPVLRGDVALQLAVPRLVALKPRVMQKSFGGNYDRKLFAKLRKLRKAIADEENIPPYVVFNDATLIEMAEQMPVSPSEMLSVNGVGMRKLERFGKEFMALIRAHVDGDDEE from the coding sequence GTGGCGCAGGCGGAAGTGTTGAATCTGGAGTCGGGAGCTAAACAGGTTTTGCAGGAAACCTTCGGCTACCAACAGTTTCGCCCAGGTCAGGAACAGATTATCGACACCGTTCTTTCCGGTCGCGACTGTCTGGTCGTGATGCCAACCGGTGGCGGCAAATCCCTGTGCTATCAAATCCCGGCGCTGCTTCTGAACGGGTTAACCGTGGTCGTTTCGCCGCTCATCTCGCTGATGAAAGACCAGGTTGATCAACTGCTGGCCAACGGCGTGGCGGCGGCGTGTCTGAACTCAACCCAGAGCCGTGAACAACAGCTTGAGGTCATGACGGGTTGCCGTACCGGGCAAATCCGTCTGCTGTATATCGCCCCTGAACGCCTGATGCTGGATAACTTTCTTGAACATCTGGCGCACTGGAACCCGGTGTTATTAGCCGTTGACGAGGCCCACTGTATTTCACAGTGGGGGCACGATTTCCGCCCGGAATACGCCACACTGGGCCAGCTTCGCCAGCGTTTCCCCGCCCTGCCGTTCGTCGCGTTGACCGCGACAGCCGATGAAACCACGCGGCTGGACATTGTTCGCCTGCTGGGGCTGAACGATCCGTTAATTCAGATCAGCAGTTTTGACCGCCCGAACATTCGCTACATGTTGATGGAGAAGTTTAAGCCGCTCGATCAGCTCATGCGTTACGTTCAGGAGCAGCGCGGTAAGTCGGGCATTATTTACTGTAATAGCCGGGCGAAGGTAGAAGACACCGCCGCGCGTTTGCAAAGTCGCGGGATCAGCGCGGCGGCGTATCATGCGGGGCTGGAAAACGGCGTTCGCGCCGATGTGCAGGAAAAATTCCAGCGTGACGATCTGCAAATCGTCGTGGCGACCGTGGCGTTCGGTATGGGGATTAACAAACCCAACGTCCGCTTCGTGGTGCACTTCGACATTCCGCGTAATATCGAATCCTACTATCAGGAAACCGGGCGTGCCGGACGCGACGGCCTGCCTGCGGAAGCGATGCTGTTTTATGATCCGGCGGATATGGCGTGGCTCAGACGCTGTCTTGAAGAAAAGCCTGCCGGACAATTGCTGGATATTGAACGTCATAAACTGAATGCGATGGGGGCGTTTGCTGAGGCGCAAACCTGCCGTCGTCTGGTGTTGCTCAACTATTTTGGCGAAGGGCGTCAGGAAGCGTGCGGCAACTGCGATATCTGTCTCGACCCGCCAAAACAGTACGACGGATTAATGGATGCGCGCAAAGCGCTGTCGACGATCTATCGTGTTAACCAGCGCTTTGGTATGGGGTATGTCGTGGAGGTCCTTCGCGGCGCGAATAACCAGCGCATTCGTGAATTAGCCCATGACAAACTGCCGGTCTACGGCATTGGCCGCGAGCAGAGCCACGAGCATTGGGTGAGCGTCATCCGCCAACTGATTCATCTTGGGCTGGTGACGCAAAACATCGCCCACCACTCGGCGCTCCAGTTAACTGAAGCGGCGCGTCCGGTATTGCGTGGCGATGTGGCTCTTCAGCTTGCCGTGCCGCGCCTCGTCGCGTTGAAGCCGCGCGTGATGCAGAAATCCTTCGGCGGTAACTACGATCGTAAGCTGTTCGCCAAATTGCGTAAATTGCGTAAAGCGATTGCTGACGAAGAGAATATCCCGCCCTATGTGGTTTTCAACGACGCAACGCTTATCGAAATGGCGGAACAGATGCCGGTGTCACCGAGTGAAATGCTCAGCGTTAACGGTGTTGGTATGCGGAAACTGGAGCGTTTTGGCAAAGAGTTTATGGCGCTGATCCGCGCGCATGTCGATGGCGACGACGAAGAGTAG
- the xerC gene encoding tyrosine recombinase XerC gives MTDLPLSQDVARFLRYLGVERQLSPITLLNYQRQLDAIIALAGETGMQSWQQCDAARVRSFAVRSRRKGLGPASLALRLSALRSFFDWLVSQGELPANPAKGISAPKAPRHLPKNIDVDDVNRLLNIDLNDPLAVRDRAMLEVMYGAGLRLSELVGLDIKHLDLDTGEVWVMGKGSKERRLPIGRNAVAWIEHWLDLRGLFGGDDDALFLSKLGKRISARNVQKRFAEWGIKQGLNSHVHPHKLRHSFATHMLESSGDLRGVQELLGHANLSTTQIYTHLDFQHLASVYDAAHPRAKRGK, from the coding sequence ATGACGGATTTGCCGCTTTCTCAGGACGTTGCCCGCTTTTTGCGTTATCTGGGCGTGGAGCGGCAGCTTAGCCCAATAACGCTCCTGAATTATCAGCGTCAGCTTGATGCCATTATCGCTTTAGCCGGGGAAACCGGAATGCAGAGCTGGCAACAATGTGATGCTGCGAGAGTACGCAGTTTTGCGGTGCGCAGTCGTCGCAAAGGGCTTGGACCAGCCAGTCTGGCATTGCGCCTCTCGGCATTACGCAGTTTCTTCGACTGGCTGGTGAGCCAGGGCGAGTTGCCGGCCAACCCGGCGAAAGGGATCTCCGCACCCAAAGCGCCGCGCCATCTGCCGAAAAATATCGACGTTGACGATGTGAATCGCCTGCTGAATATCGACCTCAATGACCCGCTTGCCGTGCGTGACCGCGCAATGCTGGAGGTGATGTACGGCGCGGGGCTACGTTTGTCAGAATTGGTTGGGCTGGATATCAAACATCTCGATCTCGACACTGGCGAAGTGTGGGTGATGGGGAAAGGCAGCAAAGAGCGACGCCTGCCCATCGGACGCAATGCGGTGGCGTGGATTGAACACTGGCTGGATCTCCGCGGTTTGTTTGGCGGTGACGACGACGCGCTGTTTCTCTCCAAACTGGGGAAACGGATTTCGGCGCGTAACGTGCAAAAACGGTTTGCCGAATGGGGCATCAAGCAGGGGCTGAATAGCCATGTGCATCCGCATAAACTGCGCCACTCATTTGCCACCCATATGCTGGAGTCGAGCGGCGATCTGCGCGGTGTGCAGGAGCTGTTGGGGCATGCCAACCTCTCGACCACCCAAATCTATACTCATCTTGATTTTCAACACCTGGCCTCGGTGTACGATGCGGCGCATCCACGCGCCAAACGGGGGAAATAA
- the corA gene encoding magnesium/cobalt transporter CorA — translation MLSAFQLEKNRLTRLEVEESQTLIDAVWVDLVEPDDDERLRVQSELGQSLATRPELEDIEASARFFEDEDGLHIHSFFFFEDAEDHAGNSTVAFTIRDGRLFTLRERELPAFRLYRMRARSQAMVDGNAYELLLDLFETKIEQLADEIENIYSDLEKLSRVIMEGRQGDEYDEALSTLAELEDIGWKVRLCLMDTQRALNFLVRKARLPGGQLEQAREILRDIESLLPHNESLFQKVNFLMQAAMGFINIEQNRIIKIFSVVSVVFLPPTLVASSYGMNFEFMPELKWSFGYPGAIIFMLLAGLAPYLYFKRKNWL, via the coding sequence ATGCTGAGCGCATTTCAACTGGAAAAAAATCGACTGACCCGGCTGGAAGTCGAAGAGTCACAAACCCTGATTGATGCCGTATGGGTCGATTTGGTCGAACCGGACGACGACGAGCGCCTGCGCGTACAATCTGAACTGGGTCAGAGCCTGGCAACACGCCCTGAACTGGAAGACATCGAAGCATCCGCCCGTTTCTTCGAAGACGAAGACGGTCTGCACATCCACTCCTTTTTCTTCTTTGAAGATGCGGAAGACCACGCCGGTAACTCCACGGTGGCATTTACCATCCGTGATGGCCGTCTGTTCACCCTGCGTGAACGTGAACTGCCTGCGTTTCGTCTCTATCGTATGCGTGCGCGTAGCCAGGCGATGGTGGACGGCAATGCGTATGAGCTGCTGTTGGATCTGTTTGAAACCAAAATCGAACAGCTGGCGGATGAAATTGAAAACATCTACAGCGACCTGGAAAAACTCAGCCGTGTGATTATGGAAGGGCGTCAGGGCGATGAATATGACGAAGCGCTCTCCACACTGGCGGAACTGGAAGATATCGGCTGGAAGGTTCGCCTGTGTCTGATGGATACCCAGCGCGCACTCAACTTCCTGGTACGTAAAGCGCGTTTACCGGGCGGACAACTGGAGCAGGCGCGTGAGATCCTGCGCGATATCGAATCCCTGCTGCCGCATAACGAATCCCTGTTCCAGAAAGTGAACTTCCTGATGCAGGCGGCAATGGGCTTTATCAACATCGAGCAGAACCGCATCATCAAGATCTTCTCGGTGGTTTCCGTGGTGTTCCTGCCGCCGACGCTGGTGGCCTCCAGCTACGGGATGAACTTCGAATTTATGCCGGAGCTGAAGTGGAGTTTTGGTTATCCTGGGGCGATTATCTTTATGCTTCTCGCCGGACTGGCGCCGTATCTGTACTTTAAGCGCAAGAACTGGCTTTAA
- the rhtB gene encoding homoserine/homoserine lactone efflux protein: MTFEWWFAYLLTSIILSLSPGSGAINTMTTSINHGYRGAAASIAGLQTGLGIHIVLVGIGLGTLFSRSVIAFEVLKWAGAAYLIWLGIQQWRAAGAIDLNTMANTQSRGRLFKRAVFVNLTNPKSIVFLAALFPQFILPQEPQLMQYVILGITTIVVDVIVMIGYATLAQRIAAWIKGPKQMKALNKVFGSLFMLVGALLASARHA, encoded by the coding sequence ATGACCTTTGAATGGTGGTTCGCCTACCTGCTGACATCCATTATTTTGAGTCTTTCTCCAGGCTCCGGCGCCATCAATACCATGACCACCTCAATCAACCACGGCTATCGTGGCGCAGCGGCGTCCATTGCGGGTCTGCAAACCGGACTTGGCATTCACATCGTTCTGGTGGGGATCGGTCTGGGGACGCTATTTTCACGCTCGGTCATCGCCTTTGAAGTTCTGAAGTGGGCGGGGGCCGCCTATCTGATCTGGCTGGGCATCCAGCAATGGCGCGCGGCGGGCGCTATCGATCTGAACACGATGGCAAACACACAATCGCGTGGCCGATTGTTCAAACGCGCCGTCTTTGTCAATCTGACCAACCCAAAGAGCATTGTTTTTCTTGCCGCCCTGTTTCCGCAATTTATCCTGCCGCAGGAACCACAACTGATGCAGTACGTCATCCTCGGCATCACCACCATTGTGGTCGATGTTATTGTGATGATCGGTTACGCGACGCTAGCGCAACGCATCGCGGCGTGGATTAAGGGGCCAAAACAAATGAAGGCGCTGAACAAAGTGTTCGGTTCGCTGTTTATGCTGGTCGGCGCGCTATTGGCCTCAGCAAGACATGCCTGA
- the yigI gene encoding acyl-CoA thioesterase YigI, whose translation MSAVLTAEEALKLVGEMFVYHMPFNRALGLELERYEKEFAQLAFSNQPMMVGNWSQSILHGGVIASALDVAAGLVCVGSTLTRHETISEDELRQRMSRMGTIDLRVDYLRPGRGNRFTATSSLLRAGNKVAVARVELHNEDHLYIASATATYMVG comes from the coding sequence ATGTCTGCTGTACTTACTGCTGAAGAAGCCCTGAAATTAGTGGGTGAAATGTTTGTCTACCATATGCCGTTTAACCGGGCATTGGGGCTGGAACTGGAGCGCTATGAAAAGGAGTTTGCCCAATTAGCTTTCAGTAATCAGCCGATGATGGTTGGGAACTGGTCACAGAGCATTTTGCATGGCGGGGTGATTGCCTCTGCATTAGATGTTGCTGCCGGGCTGGTTTGCGTGGGGAGTACGCTGACCCGTCACGAAACCATCAGTGAAGATGAACTACGCCAGCGGATGTCACGCATGGGCACCATCGATCTACGCGTCGATTACTTACGTCCAGGCCGAGGTAATCGTTTTACCGCCACCAGCAGTTTACTCCGGGCGGGCAATAAGGTCGCCGTGGCACGCGTGGAGTTACATAACGAGGACCATCTTTATATCGCCAGCGCGACCGCCACTTATATGGTGGGGTAA
- the yigB gene encoding 5-amino-6-(5-phospho-D-ribitylamino)uracil phosphatase YigB codes for MRFYRPLGRISALTFDLDDTLYDNRQVILRTEQEALAFVQNYHPALRTLQNADLQRLRQAIREAEPDIYHDVTEWRYRAVERAMLNAGLSAEEATAGANAAMMNFAKWRSRIDVPQETHDTLTQLAKKWPLVAITNGNAQPELFGLGDYFKFVLRAGPDGRSKPFSDMYALAAEKLNVPIGEILHVGDDLTTDVAGAIRCGMQACWIKPENADLMQTNDSRLLPHLEISRLASLTSLI; via the coding sequence ATGCGTTTTTACCGGCCGTTGGGGCGCATCTCTGCGCTCACCTTTGACCTGGATGACACCCTTTATGATAACCGTCAGGTTATTCTGCGCACGGAGCAGGAAGCGCTCGCCTTTGTGCAAAACTATCACCCTGCGCTGCGCACATTACAAAACGCTGACCTGCAGCGTTTACGCCAGGCAATACGCGAAGCGGAGCCGGACATTTACCATGATGTCACTGAGTGGCGGTATCGTGCCGTAGAACGTGCCATGTTGAATGCGGGATTATCAGCAGAAGAGGCGACGGCAGGCGCCAACGCCGCGATGATGAATTTCGCAAAGTGGCGCAGTCGGATCGACGTCCCGCAGGAGACACACGACACGCTTACGCAACTGGCAAAAAAATGGCCGCTGGTGGCGATTACCAACGGCAATGCGCAGCCGGAATTGTTTGGGCTGGGCGACTATTTTAAGTTTGTCCTGCGGGCGGGTCCGGACGGTCGTTCGAAGCCGTTTAGCGACATGTATGCCTTAGCCGCTGAGAAGCTCAACGTCCCGATCGGCGAGATCCTGCATGTGGGCGACGATCTCACCACCGACGTCGCTGGCGCCATTCGCTGCGGCATGCAGGCGTGCTGGATCAAGCCGGAGAATGCCGACCTGATGCAGACCAATGACAGCCGTTTGTTACCGCATCTGGAAATTTCCCGGTTGGCATCGCTGACCTCGCTGATATAA
- the rhtC gene encoding threonine export protein RhtC has product MLMLFLTVAMVHIVALMSPGPDFFFVSQTAVSRSRKEAMMGVLGITCGVMVWASVALLGLHLIIEKMAWLHTIIMVGGGLYLCWMGYQMLRGALKKQETAAPAPQVELAQSGRSFLKGLLTNLANPKAIIYFGSVFSLFVGDNVGTTARWGIFALIIVETLAWFTIVASLFALPKMRRGYQRLAKWIDGFAGALFAGFGIHLIISR; this is encoded by the coding sequence ATGTTGATGCTATTCCTCACCGTGGCCATGGTGCACATTGTTGCGCTGATGAGTCCTGGACCAGACTTTTTCTTTGTCTCCCAAACGGCTGTCAGCCGTTCACGTAAAGAAGCGATGATGGGTGTATTGGGCATTACCTGTGGCGTGATGGTCTGGGCGAGCGTGGCGCTGCTTGGGCTGCATCTGATCATTGAGAAAATGGCCTGGTTGCACACCATTATCATGGTAGGCGGCGGTCTGTACCTGTGCTGGATGGGGTATCAAATGCTCCGTGGCGCGTTGAAAAAACAGGAAACGGCAGCACCCGCGCCGCAGGTAGAACTGGCGCAAAGCGGGCGTAGCTTCCTGAAAGGCTTGCTGACCAACCTGGCGAACCCGAAAGCGATTATTTACTTCGGCTCGGTGTTCTCACTGTTCGTCGGTGATAATGTCGGTACGACTGCGCGCTGGGGTATTTTTGCGCTGATTATCGTGGAAACGCTGGCGTGGTTTACCATCGTTGCCAGTCTGTTTGCCCTGCCGAAAATGCGCCGCGGTTATCAGCGCCTGGCGAAATGGATCGACGGTTTTGCTGGTGCGTTATTCGCAGGTTTTGGCATTCATCTGATTATTTCGCGCTAA